The Geoglobus acetivorans genome window below encodes:
- a CDS encoding TrpB-like pyridoxal phosphate-dependent enzyme produces the protein MDRKIHLDENEMPDRWYNILPDLPEPLPPPLDPETNEPVKPEKLGAIFPKELIRQEMSDERYIRIPEEVLEIYRLWRPTPLIRATRLERYLKTPAKIYYKYEGVSPPGSHKPNTAVAQAYYNAKEGVERLTTETGAGQWGSALAFAANLFDMDCRVYMVKASYYQKPYRRVLMELWNAEVIPSPSNLTESGRRVLENDPDSPGSLGIAISEAVEDAVKDDGTNYSLGSVLNHVMLHQTIIGLEVKRQLEIAEESPDVMVGCVGGGSNFAGLVYPFIKDDGVEFIAVEPESCPTLTRGEYRYDFGDIAGFTPLLKMYTLGKDFIPPPIHAGGLRYHGDAPTLSLLVKSGIVEARAVPQIDTFRAGKIFAETEGVVPAPESTHAIKVVIDEALKAKKTGEEKTIVFNLSGHGHFDLKAYQDFMEGKLA, from the coding sequence ATGGACAGAAAAATACACCTGGATGAAAATGAAATGCCCGATCGCTGGTACAATATTCTGCCGGATCTGCCGGAGCCATTGCCTCCTCCGCTTGATCCTGAGACGAATGAACCGGTTAAACCGGAAAAGCTTGGGGCAATATTCCCAAAGGAACTGATAAGGCAGGAAATGAGCGATGAGAGGTATATAAGAATACCTGAAGAGGTTCTCGAAATCTACAGGTTGTGGAGGCCAACGCCCCTCATCAGGGCGACAAGGCTTGAAAGGTATCTGAAAACCCCAGCGAAAATCTATTACAAGTATGAGGGTGTTTCACCCCCCGGTAGCCACAAGCCCAATACGGCGGTTGCCCAGGCATATTACAATGCGAAAGAGGGTGTGGAGAGACTGACCACAGAGACAGGTGCAGGACAGTGGGGTTCAGCCCTCGCGTTTGCAGCGAACCTGTTTGATATGGATTGCAGGGTTTACATGGTGAAGGCGAGCTATTACCAGAAACCATACCGCAGGGTTTTGATGGAGCTATGGAATGCGGAGGTCATACCGAGTCCGTCAAATCTGACGGAGAGTGGCAGGAGGGTTCTTGAGAACGATCCAGACAGCCCTGGAAGTCTCGGTATAGCGATTAGCGAGGCTGTGGAGGATGCGGTAAAGGATGATGGGACGAATTACAGCCTGGGCAGCGTCCTCAATCACGTTATGCTTCACCAGACCATCATAGGTCTCGAGGTGAAGAGGCAGCTTGAGATTGCTGAAGAAAGTCCGGACGTAATGGTGGGCTGTGTGGGTGGAGGAAGCAACTTTGCAGGTCTCGTGTATCCCTTCATAAAGGACGATGGCGTGGAATTCATAGCAGTGGAACCGGAATCATGTCCCACACTGACCAGAGGAGAATACAGATACGATTTCGGAGATATTGCAGGCTTTACACCTCTGCTCAAGATGTACACTCTCGGAAAGGATTTCATCCCGCCACCGATACACGCCGGAGGGCTGAGGTATCACGGAGACGCTCCAACTCTTAGCCTGCTCGTGAAGTCAGGAATTGTGGAGGCAAGGGCAGTCCCTCAGATAGACACATTCAGGGCAGGAAAGATTTTTGCGGAGACTGAAGGTGTCGTTCCCGCACCAGAATCAACACATGCAATTAAAGTGGTGATAGATGAGGCGTTGAAGGCAAAGAAAACAGGCGAGGAAAAAACAATAGTGTTCAATCTCAGCGGCCATGGACACTTTGATTTGAAGGCCTACCAGGACTTCATGGAGGGTAAACTTGCATGA
- a CDS encoding DUF7490 domain-containing protein — translation MKTLHFAIAVTLLVILSAIIAAIPMEEEKSSFAYITDVETRAENVNSTHAELNFSIKMTKSKKIDGLYLRIKFFDASTNLLLNEFSRKIPEKTEEYHSESLTCTIAKNHDYRVKITLERDGRIYSTREIRIFGLSTIPPDDEKLEITIKDADFTVTGKSGDRVNITATYYIESLETYEGVRFRVKAVQLESNLLADEFWAERKVESGKTNLIKFNLTLPDKYNYRIVLEVWSKNYITGKRKDVVKFNPKTFKEESSKGDAFRVEDFIREQELRTPVSTPPPYMPRAAPGFELLTALISGGAILWLRKRIMGD, via the coding sequence ATGAAAACACTTCATTTTGCAATTGCGGTAACACTCCTGGTCATTCTTTCAGCAATCATAGCGGCCATCCCGATGGAAGAGGAAAAATCATCATTCGCATACATAACAGACGTCGAAACGAGAGCGGAGAATGTCAACTCAACCCATGCAGAACTGAATTTCTCCATAAAAATGACAAAATCGAAGAAAATTGATGGGCTGTATTTGAGAATAAAGTTCTTTGACGCCTCAACCAACCTACTCCTCAACGAATTCTCCAGAAAAATACCCGAAAAAACGGAAGAGTATCATTCAGAGAGTCTGACATGCACCATCGCAAAAAATCACGATTACAGGGTGAAAATCACCCTTGAGAGGGATGGACGAATCTATTCAACCCGGGAAATCCGCATATTCGGGCTTTCCACAATACCGCCAGATGATGAAAAACTGGAGATTACGATAAAAGATGCTGACTTCACGGTCACCGGGAAGTCAGGTGACAGGGTGAACATAACGGCGACATACTACATCGAGAGCCTTGAGACCTACGAGGGGGTCAGATTCAGGGTCAAGGCGGTGCAGCTTGAGTCAAACCTCCTTGCAGATGAGTTCTGGGCCGAGAGAAAAGTGGAATCCGGAAAGACCAACCTCATCAAGTTCAATCTCACACTGCCCGATAAATACAACTACAGGATTGTTCTCGAAGTGTGGAGCAAGAATTACATCACCGGGAAGAGGAAAGACGTCGTGAAGTTCAACCCTAAAACTTTCAAGGAGGAAAGTTCGAAAGGAGATGCATTCAGGGTGGAGGATTTTATTAGAGAACAGGAACTGAGAACACCCGTTTCAACACCACCACCATACATGCCCAGAGCGGCTCCGGGTTTTGAGCTGTTAACAGCCCTGATATCAGGAGGTGCAATCCTATGGCTGAGGAAAAGGATTATGGGAGACTGA
- the thiC gene encoding phosphomethylpyrimidine synthase, translated as METLMEMARKGEYPEWLKNVEKYEGIRLEKIIKLISEGKIVIPKNILKNDDSFRPRAIGEYMSTKINANIGTSADYVNLEEEIEKAIIAQKFGADAIMDLSSGGDLDYIRKRIMDVVDVPFGTVPVYQLAREKNILDADEDDFFRVVEKHAKDGVDFMTIHAGVNWVSIERLEKSNRLLGVVSRGGSLTIAWMKQNDSENPYYKNFDYLLELLKEYDVTISLGDAFRPGCIHDASDRVKFTEFIILGELVEICRQNGVQAMVEGPGHVPMDQIETSVKAMKYATRGAPLYLLGPLVTDAAAGYDHIAAAIGAGIAGMHGADFICYVTPAEHLGLPTIEDVKEGVIAAKIAAHAIDLVKEGQKERARKRDYEMSVARRDFDWEKQFMLSPDPEKAMEIHTRVKPSSETCSMCGDLCAIKTVKEALKK; from the coding sequence ATGGAAACACTCATGGAAATGGCCAGAAAAGGAGAATATCCAGAATGGTTAAAGAATGTGGAAAAATATGAGGGTATCAGGCTTGAAAAAATAATCAAGCTGATCTCTGAAGGCAAAATCGTAATTCCAAAAAATATTCTCAAAAATGACGATTCTTTCAGACCGAGAGCGATAGGAGAATACATGTCCACGAAGATAAACGCTAACATCGGCACTTCCGCAGATTATGTCAACCTTGAAGAAGAGATAGAAAAGGCGATCATCGCCCAGAAATTCGGGGCAGACGCAATAATGGATCTGAGCAGTGGGGGCGATCTGGACTACATAAGGAAAAGGATAATGGATGTTGTCGATGTTCCTTTTGGTACCGTGCCAGTGTACCAGCTTGCAAGAGAGAAAAACATTCTCGATGCCGACGAAGACGATTTCTTCAGGGTTGTTGAAAAGCATGCAAAAGATGGCGTGGATTTCATGACAATTCACGCTGGAGTGAACTGGGTATCCATCGAGAGGCTGGAAAAGAGCAACAGGCTGCTGGGAGTTGTGAGCCGGGGCGGTTCCCTGACAATTGCCTGGATGAAACAGAACGATTCCGAGAACCCATACTACAAAAACTTTGATTACCTTCTCGAACTGCTCAAAGAGTATGACGTTACCATAAGCCTTGGAGATGCGTTCAGACCAGGATGCATCCACGATGCGAGCGACAGAGTTAAATTCACAGAGTTTATAATTCTCGGAGAGCTTGTCGAGATTTGCAGGCAAAACGGTGTCCAGGCAATGGTCGAAGGCCCAGGACATGTTCCAATGGACCAGATTGAAACCAGTGTCAAGGCAATGAAATACGCCACGAGAGGTGCTCCGCTCTACCTGCTCGGCCCGCTTGTGACTGATGCTGCTGCTGGTTACGACCACATCGCTGCCGCAATCGGTGCGGGAATAGCAGGCATGCATGGAGCAGATTTTATATGCTATGTTACTCCCGCCGAGCATCTCGGACTGCCCACAATAGAGGACGTGAAAGAGGGCGTTATTGCGGCAAAAATCGCAGCCCATGCAATTGATCTCGTGAAGGAAGGTCAGAAAGAAAGAGCAAGGAAGAGGGACTATGAAATGAGCGTGGCAAGAAGGGATTTTGACTGGGAAAAGCAATTCATGCTCTCGCCAGACCCAGAAAAGGCAATGGAGATACACACGAGAGTCAAGCCATCGAGCGAAACGTGCAGCATGTGCGGCGATTTATGCGCTATAAAGACAGTTAAGGAAGCTCTGAAAAAATAA